A single window of Betta splendens chromosome 11, fBetSpl5.4, whole genome shotgun sequence DNA harbors:
- the lrp12 gene encoding low-density lipoprotein receptor-related protein 12 → MALRLGCRQSRAACAVYLLILSGCFAGSQRNDNVYMSGISNACGDVAELLRASNGVITSPGWPFQYPARLNCSWNIRARPGDTITISFQDFELQGSHRCSSDWMSISSYRNLDGLRVCGSSLPPPYISSQDHIWIHFHSDDSLTGKGFRMSYVTGKPEAPSCDVDQFHCSNGKCIPDWWRCNSMDECGDNSDEELCVDTPFSFQPCSLNQFPCLSRYTRIYTCLPHSLRCDGSIDCQDLGDEIDCDVPTCGEWLRNFYGSFNSPNYPDFYPPGSNCTWLIDTGDHRKVILRFTDFKLDGTGYGDYVKVYDGLEENPRRLLRVLTAFDSRAPVAVVSSSGQLRVHFYADKINAARGFNVTYQVDGFCLPWEIPCGGNWGCYTEQQRCDGYWHCPNGRDESNCSSCQEDEFPCSRNGACYPRSDRCNYQNRCPNGSDEKNCFFCQPGNFHCKNNRCVFESWVCDAQDDCGDGSDEESCPVIVPTRVITAAVIGSLICGLLLVIALGCTCKLYSLRMFERRSFETQLSRVEAELLRREAPPSYGQLIAQGLIPPVEDFPVCSGNQASVLENLRLAVRSQLSFTSLRLPSSSRHSNLWRRLFTFSRSRRSGSLALVSADLEDSGGTGSTGSSGSDLLSHDSDDTDTEGERGRERGVGAVGGPVAPLPTKTPPSSAVEAVMSVMSATSRTTIQCRDQSLNHPRETPPPPGPVNVLTSNPDLECQSDTLEPQAVPTSTLQRLAQNLHRLARNLTRASHSHQIPAWTNQSPLHQLETGRCGDEATRQQVSRGEEEEEDVELLIPVSDSESSSSSMITDVRHLLEPHPSSIVGHATRHHRVHGGQAGRDGPCEHCGIVHTAQIPDSCLEALGKTESSDDELLLLC, encoded by the exons ATGGCCCTCAGACTAGGCTGCAGGCAGAGCCGCGCTGCATGTGCTGTGTACCTGCTCATTCTTTCAG GATGCTTTGCTGGCTCTCAGAGGAATGACAATGTGTACATGTCTGGGATTTCTAATG CCTGTGGTGATGTGGCGGAGCTGCTGCGGGCATCCAATGGGGTCATCACCAGTCCTGGTTGGCCTTTTCAGTACCCAGCCAGACTGAACTGCAGCTGGAACATCAGAGCAAGACCTGGTGACACCATCACCATCAG TTTTCAGGACTTTGAACTGCAAGGTTCCCATCGGTGTTCCTCAGACTGGATGTCTATCAGCAGCTACAGGAATCTAGATGGGTTACGAGTTTGTGGTTCATCTCTGCCACCACCCTATATCTCTTCTCAGGACCACATCTGGATCCACTTTCATTCTGACGATAGTCTGACAGGGAAAGGCTTTAGGATGTCCTATGTCACTG GTAAGCCTGAGGCACCCAGCTGTGACGTAGACCAGTTTCATTGTTCCAACGGGAAGTGCATCCCAGACTGGTGGCGCTGTAACTCCATGGATGAGTGCGGTGACAATTCAGAcgaggagctgtgtgtggacACGCCCTTCTCTTTCCAGCCCTGCAGCTTGAACCAGTTCCCCTGCCTCTCACGCTACACCCGCATCTACACCTGCCTACCTCACAGCCTGCGATGCGACGGCAGCATCGACTGCCAG GACCTTGGTGATGAGATAGACTGTGACGTTCCCACCTGTGGAGAATGGTTGAGAAATTTCTACGGTTCCTTCAACTCTCCAAACTACCCAGACTTCTACCCTCCAGGAAGTAACTGCACCTGGCTAATTGACACTGGAGACCACAGGAAG GTCATTTTAAGATTTACAGACTTTAAACTAGATGGAACAGGTTATGGCGACTATGTAAAGGTCTACGACGGCTTGGAGGAGAACCCTCGTCGTCTTCTAAGGGTGCTGACGGCCTTTGACTCCAGAGCACCGGTGGCCGTGGTTTCATCATCAGGTCAGCTCCGAGTTCACTTCTATGCTGATAAGATCAACGCTGCCAGAGGCTTTAACGTCACCTACCAG GTGGATGGGTTCTGCCTGCCATGGGAAATTCCCTGTGGAGGGAACTGGGGCTGTTacactgagcagcagcgctgcGATGGGTACTGGCACTGTCCCAATGGTCGGGATGAGTCAAACTGTTCTTCCTGTCAGGAAGATGAATTCCCCTGCTCTAGAAATGGAGCCTGTTACCCACGGTCTGATCGGTGCAACTACCAGAACCGGTGCCCCAATGGTTCTGATgagaaaaactgttttttctgccAACCTGGAAACTTCCACTGCAAG AATAATCGTTGCGTGTTTGAGTCATGGGTCTGCGATGCTCAGGACGACTGTGGCGATGGCAGCGATGAGGAGAGCTGTCCTGTTATTGTTCCCACCCGAGTCATTACCGCTGCTGTGATCGGTAGCCTCATCTGTGGCCTCCTCCTGGTCATTGCCCTCGGATGCACCTGCAAACTCTACTCACTGCGCATGTTCGAGCGCAG GTCATTTGAGACCCAGCTGTCCAGAGTGGAGGCAGAGCTACTGAGGAGAGAGGCACCACCATCATATGGTCAATTGATTGCCCAGGGATTGATCCCACCTGTGGAGGATTTTCCAGTTTGTTCTGGGAACCAG gcgTCTGTTTTGGAAAACCTGCGTCTTGCCGTTCGCTCCCAACTCAGCTTCACCTCTCTAAGACTTCCTTCTTCCAGTCGTCACAGCAACTTGTGGCGTAGGCTCTTTACCTTCTCGCGGTCTCGGAGGTCTGGTTCTTTGGCCCTCGTCTCTGCTGACTTGGAAGACAGTGGTGGTACTGGAAGCACTGGGAGCTCTGGTTCCGATCTGCTGTCTCATGATTCAGATGATACAGACActgagggcgagcgagggagggagcgaggcgTGGGTGCTGTGGGTGGTCCAGTTGCCCCTCTCCCAACCAAAACCCCACCCTCCAGCgctgtggaggctgtgatgtcagtgatgtcagcgACATCTAGGACCACAATACAATGCCGGGACCAAAGTCTCAACCACCCCAGAGAGACTCCACCCCCTCCCGGTCCTGTCAACGTACTAACATCTAATCCGGATCTTGAATGTCAAAGTGACACCTTAGAACCCCAGGCAGTGCCAACTTCTACTCTACAACGCTTGGCTCAAAACCTGCATCGTCTTGCTAGGAACCTGACCCGAGCCAGCCATAGCCATCAGATCCCAGCCTGGACCAATCAAAGCCCTCTCCACCAGTTGGAGACAGGAAGATGTGGGGACGAGGCCACTCGGCAACAAGTGAGCagaggtgaagaagaagaagaagatgtggAGCTTCTGATTCCTGTGTCTGACTCTgaatcttcctcctcctcaatgATCACTGATGTCAGACATCTGCTGGAACCACATCCCTCCTCCATCGTAGGCCATGCTACTCGCCACCACAGAGTACACGGTGGTCAAGCAGGGCGGGACGGTCCCTGTGAACACTGTGGTATAGTCCACACAGCTCAGATTCCTGACAGCTGTCTGGAGGCCTTAGGGAAGACAGAGAGCAGCGACGACGAGCTCCTACTGCTTTGCTAA